From a single Bacillus pumilus genomic region:
- a CDS encoding Na(+)/H(+) antiporter subunit B, whose product MRKIDTNDMLLQVTTKITAFIILLFSLHLFLAGHNNPGGGFIGGLMSASAVVLLLLAYDLKTVRRILPFNFIYVAGVGLLIALLTGMGSFLFGAPFLSHTFGYFQLPILGKTELATAVLFDIGVYLVVVGVTMTIIQTIGEKE is encoded by the coding sequence ATGAGAAAAATTGATACGAATGATATGCTTTTACAAGTCACAACCAAAATCACTGCATTCATCATCCTGCTCTTCTCCCTTCACCTGTTTCTTGCGGGACATAACAATCCTGGCGGAGGATTTATTGGCGGCTTAATGAGTGCGAGCGCTGTCGTCCTTCTACTCTTAGCCTACGATCTGAAGACAGTAAGACGCATTCTGCCATTTAACTTTATCTATGTTGCAGGTGTGGGGCTGCTTATTGCGCTATTGACTGGTATGGGATCTTTCCTGTTCGGTGCTCCTTTTCTATCCCATACCTTTGGTTATTTTCAATTACCGATTTTAGGGAAAACAGAGCTGGCAACAGCCGTCCTGTTTGATATCGGTGTGTATTTGGTTGTTGTCGGTGTCACCATGACCATTATTCAAACGATTGGAGAGAAGGAATAA
- a CDS encoding Na(+)/H(+) antiporter subunit C produces the protein MEFLMSILVGIIFMTATYLLLSKSLLRVIVGTAVLSHGVHLLLLTMGGLKKGAPPILTEGITSYVDPLPQALILTAIVISFGVTSFLLVMAFRAFQELRTDDMDQMRGNDQLE, from the coding sequence ATGGAATTTCTAATGTCTATTCTCGTCGGAATTATCTTTATGACGGCGACCTATTTACTGCTTTCAAAAAGCCTTTTACGGGTCATCGTTGGGACTGCTGTTTTGAGCCACGGTGTCCATTTACTTCTATTAACAATGGGTGGCTTAAAAAAAGGTGCTCCTCCCATTTTAACTGAGGGGATCACATCCTATGTAGATCCATTGCCACAAGCATTAATTTTAACGGCTATTGTCATTTCGTTTGGTGTGACATCATTTCTACTCGTCATGGCCTTCCGAGCCTTCCAAGAGCTGCGAACAGATGACATGGATCAAATGAGAGGAAATGATCAGCTTGAATAA
- a CDS encoding Na+/H+ antiporter subunit D yields the protein MNNLVILPILVPVLSATLLIFMNKNIMLSRGFSVFASLTAIACNLFLVQTIFTNGIQTLNLGGWKAPFGIALVADQFAALLVLTASIVGLVTVLFSFRTIGKERERLFYYSGVQFLLAGVSGAFLTGDIFNLFVFFELLLMASYMLIVLGGSKPQLRESLKYIVFNIISSALFIVGVACLYAVTGTLNMADLSVKIAESGQTGLITVISILFMIVFGLKAGIFPLYFWLPGSYHAPPAAISALFGALLTKVGLYAIARVFTLIFIHDTGFTHTFMAWLAALTVIFGVIGSIAYSDVQKIVIYNIVTAVGVILFGIAANTPASLQGAIYYLIHDMVIKGALFMLAGALLVYAGTNNLKKMGGLIQSQPLLGWMFFISALSLAGIPPLSGFVGKLKIVEGGFSAGYMTFSILVLLSSLLVLYSVMRIFMLAFWGEEQDLPRRKPSIKGMVYPGVLLVVLSLAIGLGTEFIAPYINQAAEMLSTPEKYIQAVLKE from the coding sequence TTGAATAATCTCGTTATATTACCTATTTTAGTACCAGTTCTATCCGCTACATTGCTGATTTTTATGAATAAAAATATCATGCTGTCTAGAGGTTTTAGCGTTTTTGCGTCTCTTACAGCGATCGCGTGCAATCTATTTTTGGTCCAAACGATTTTCACAAATGGGATTCAAACACTTAATTTAGGCGGCTGGAAAGCACCATTTGGCATTGCGCTTGTAGCTGATCAGTTTGCTGCACTGCTCGTACTGACCGCTTCCATTGTTGGGCTTGTCACAGTGCTTTTTTCCTTTCGAACAATTGGAAAAGAAAGAGAGCGACTGTTCTATTATTCCGGCGTACAGTTCTTGTTAGCTGGCGTGAGCGGCGCCTTTTTAACAGGAGATATTTTCAACTTGTTTGTATTCTTTGAATTGCTGCTGATGGCGTCATACATGCTCATTGTGCTGGGCGGATCAAAACCGCAGCTTCGTGAATCACTCAAATACATTGTGTTTAATATCATCTCATCGGCTTTATTTATCGTCGGTGTCGCTTGTTTATATGCAGTCACTGGTACACTGAATATGGCTGATTTAAGTGTGAAGATCGCTGAATCAGGGCAAACAGGATTAATCACTGTCATTTCCATTCTGTTCATGATTGTATTTGGCTTAAAAGCTGGGATCTTCCCGCTTTATTTCTGGCTTCCAGGATCGTATCATGCACCGCCAGCAGCGATTTCCGCTCTATTTGGTGCTTTGCTGACAAAGGTTGGCTTGTATGCGATTGCCAGGGTCTTCACGCTAATTTTTATACACGATACAGGATTCACTCATACATTTATGGCGTGGCTGGCCGCACTGACGGTAATATTCGGCGTGATTGGCTCGATTGCCTATTCCGATGTGCAAAAGATCGTGATTTATAACATTGTGACAGCGGTGGGGGTCATTTTATTTGGAATTGCTGCCAATACTCCTGCATCGCTCCAAGGGGCCATTTATTATCTCATTCACGACATGGTCATCAAAGGCGCTTTATTTATGCTAGCAGGTGCACTCCTTGTGTACGCTGGCACAAACAATCTGAAAAAAATGGGCGGGCTGATTCAATCACAGCCACTTCTCGGCTGGATGTTTTTCATATCCGCATTATCCCTTGCAGGAATCCCGCCGCTTAGCGGGTTTGTAGGAAAGTTGAAAATTGTGGAAGGCGGCTTTTCAGCTGGGTATATGACTTTTTCTATCCTTGTCTTATTATCCAGCCTTCTTGTCCTTTATAGTGTCATGAGGATTTTCATGCTCGCATTTTGGGGCGAGGAACAGGATCTGCCAAGAAGAAAACCGTCAATAAAAGGAATGGTGTATCCAGGCGTACTGCTTGTCGTCTTATCGCTTGCGATTGGATTAGGAACAGAGTTCATTGCTCCTTACATCAATCAAGCTGCGGAAATGCTTTCAACACCAGAAAAATATATTCAAGCTGTGCTGAAGGAGTAG
- a CDS encoding Na+/H+ antiporter subunit E yields the protein MAFQILLNALLAFTWMFMNDTYTASGFVSGYILGMVAIFMLRRFFPQRFYGFALYSIFKLVVIFIRELLLANLSVLKTILSPKLQIKPGIFAFRTDLKRDWEITVLANLITLTPGTLVIDISDDRSILYIHAMDIEDAEKAIHDIRVSFEKAIQEVSSK from the coding sequence ATGGCCTTTCAAATATTATTAAACGCTCTCCTCGCCTTTACCTGGATGTTTATGAATGATACATACACGGCCTCAGGCTTTGTATCAGGATATATACTTGGGATGGTCGCTATTTTTATGCTGCGGCGTTTCTTCCCGCAACGTTTTTACGGCTTTGCTCTTTATTCCATTTTCAAGCTAGTGGTCATTTTCATTCGAGAACTGCTTCTTGCCAATTTAAGTGTGCTCAAGACGATTTTGTCTCCGAAGCTTCAAATCAAGCCAGGGATATTCGCCTTTCGTACAGACTTAAAACGGGATTGGGAAATTACTGTGCTGGCTAATTTAATTACGTTGACTCCAGGAACACTCGTAATCGATATATCAGATGATCGATCGATTTTATACATTCATGCGATGGATATTGAAGATGCTGAAAAAGCCATTCATGATATTCGTGTATCATTTGAAAAAGCCATTCAGGAGGTGAGCAGTAAATAA